A section of the Pseudophryne corroboree isolate aPseCor3 chromosome 11, aPseCor3.hap2, whole genome shotgun sequence genome encodes:
- the LOC134968792 gene encoding proline-rich protein HaeIII subfamily 1-like: MLEETQPAGTPPTVMLEKAQLAGTPPTVMLEETQLAGTPPTVMLEETQLAGTPPTVMLESTQPAGTLPKVMLAETQPAGTLPTVMLEETQPAGTPSTVMLEETQLSGTPPAEMLEKTQPAGTPPAEMLEETQPAGMPHAEMLEEMQPAGTPTVMLEETKPAGTPPTVMLEATQPAGPPPTVMLEETQPAGSLPTVMLEETQPAGTPPTVLLEETQLAGTPPTVLLEETQLAGPPPAEMLEETQPAGTPPA; encoded by the coding sequence ATGCTAGAAGAGACGCAGCCGGCAGGGACGCCGCCGACAGTGATGCTAGAAAAGGCGCAGCTGGCAGGGACACCGCCGACAGTGATGCTAGAAGAGACGCAGCTGGCAGGGACACCGCCGACAGTGATGCTAGAAGAGACGCAGCTAGCAGGGACACCGCCGACAGTGATGCTAGAAAGTACGCAGCCGGCAGGAACGCTGCCGAAAGTGATGCTAGCAGAGACGCAGCCGGCAGGGACCCTGCCGACAGTGATGCTAGAAGAGACGCAGCCGGCAGGGACGCCATCGACAGTGATGCTGGAAGAGACGCAGCTGTCAGGGACGCCGCCGGCAGAGATGCTGGAAAAGACGCAGCCGGCAGGGACGCCGCCGGCAGAGATGCTGGAAGAGACGCAGCCGGCAGGGATGCCGCATGCAGAGATGCTGGAGGAGATGCAGCCGGCAGGGACGCCGACAGTGATGCTAGAAGAGACGAAGCCGGCAGGGACACCGCCGACAGTGATGCTAGAAGCGACACAGCCGGCAGGGCCGCCGCCAACAGTGATGCTAGAAGAGACGCAACCGGCAGGGTCACTGCCGACAGTGATGCTAGAAGAGACACAGCCGGCAGGGACACCGCCGACAGTGTTGCTAGAAGAGACGCAGCTGGCAGGGACACCGCCAACAGTGTTGCTAGAAGAGACGCAGCTGGCAGGGCCGCCGCCGGCAGAGATGCTGGAAGAGACGCAGCCGGCAGGGACACCCCCAGCATAG